AGTATGGTTAGGTTCTGATGTCAAGTTGCCATTGACTACTGATTCATCTGGTTTGGCAGTTGATGTTGAGGCAGTTCGTTcatcaaaataattatgatCAGATCTCCCAAACTTCAATgcttttttggtactttttgtAGTTTTCTTGCGACCACTTGTAGAAATTTTACTTGTTGTCAGTGAGCCTGTAAGCGATCCTGGATTTTTCTTATCACTGTCCAGAGTATTAACTCTACGAACCGGAGGAAGGATGTCATCAGCACCATGGACAGCTTTCAAATGACGACGAAGGTTGTACATACGTTTAAATGCAGTGCCACACCAACACTTGAACTCCTTCTCCACAGAATGTACCTTCATATGACGTTTAAGTGCATTTTTAGCCTTGAATGTAAGAAAACACTGATCGCAAGTAAATTTCCGGTCCTCATTATGTTTATAAGCATGGTGCATTTCTAGAGTTTTCTTGGCATGGAAAGCTGCTCCACAAATCTCACAAATGAAGTTTCTCTGCGATTCAAAGTGAAGTGACATGTGTCGTTTGAGATTGTTGACTTCACGGCAGCTGTAACCACAGTACTGACACGTGTGTGGTTTCTCACCTGTATGGTAACTCATGTGGCGCTGTAGAGCATGTTTTCTGGAATGACAAAAACACTGGTAATTATTTTTAGGCCAAAGAAGAGGTTCGGGGGCCTTAATTGTTACAAAAgtttgtgtttgtatttattttttacaatgCAGACAAGGTGAGcttaaaatccattcaatattttaaagaaataatctTCATATGTTGAAATGTAGAACCAGCTATTTTGTTCACCAAGATTGAAGCAGGCAAGGATACTTAATAAGGGAGGAGTTACTACAGAAAACCCACGTAGTCTGGTATGTGACCCTCATACAAGTGgattgaactgtacatgtggtCATAAGTAAAAGGCGAGAGCGTTACCACTACAATACCCGACCATCCCTCTTTTCTAACCCTGTCCCCTTTCCACCCTCATTGGCCCCTTTTGACCTATAGCTACTAGCTAAATCAGGAAAAATCAGTTAGCACTGAAAAAGTATTAATAAAAAATTTAGACAAGCAAAGGGGTGGACAAACAGCATGCAACAGCTGGTTTAAAATCAAACAAGAGCtgtcagaagacaacatagcTCATTGAGTTggttgaaattcagaatttgtttttaaaagtaggtcaaaggtcacagttaATTAGGTCAGCACGTCCACAAATGTACTAATGGAAAGGTCTTCTCACAAGGAACACATGTATGTCAAATACCTGagctgtatcctcattagtattgatacaacactgttttataaaaacatttaatgagGCTGACTATGGATGCTGATGCGAAATGCCAAGGTATCGCAATATCTCCCTTGGAACTTTTTCCTGGGTCAATCactaaaaatgaagaaattacGATAAATCAGAAACTATAAACGTAGCTATTTCCAGGATTGTAAGTGTACTGACCTGAAGTAAGACTTGCCACAGGTAGAACAGAGAAAGGTGCGTTCCTTCACCTCCTCCCCCGCCTTGATGGAATGTGTGTAGGTCTGTTTGTGTTTAAACAGTGCCTTTCCTGTCCGGAAAAACAGTTTACAGGCCGTACACTCTACTGGACGCTCCCCtgtaaacaacacaaatatGAAGTTAACAAGTGaaccagagggcctgtatcactcaacTGGATATAATCTACAATCATGGCAAAACATACTAATATCgtaaaatctaaaaatattttcaatatcatgGGAAAGGTTGAACACTATTTCCTTACATAACTTAAATTAGGTCTCAAGGATAATtcaattattttctttataatcaATCCCACTTTCTATTTGTCCTCCTCCCATCTCTCTGTGGGTTTCGTCTTCCCTCTAACAGTCTACACTTTCGGAGGCCTGTGATTTCAGACTCTTTCGGAGGCCTGTGATTTCTGACTCTTTCGGAGGCCTGTGATCTCCGAGCCTTGCATTATCCCTATTTTAACTCCTATATTTATCCCGTCTTTACacattggttatatataattacctgtatggATTCTCTTGTGTACAGCCAGACTATATGGACGGTCAAAGGACTTGCTACAGATGTCACACTTGTACTCTTTGCCATCGTTACTCTGGATGATATCATGCTTTTCCTTCAGATGTCGACAAAGATCACGGCGTGTACAGTAACTTGAACTACACAGAGGACATGCATGCTTGTTTGCCATATGACGATCAAAATGTTGAGATTTTGAAAATGTGGCACTGCACTTGCTGCAAGAGTAGGCCCCAGTCTTTCTGTGTGTACTGGAATGTTCAGTATGAGCGGCCAAATCGGCTGAGAAATGACCACACTTCATGCAAACTATTTTACCATCTGCATGCTTtttataatgtttgtacaaagaCTGCTTCTTGATGAACCCAGTTGGACAGTACTCACAAAAGAATTGTGATTTCTGAATACCATGCTCACTACACATATGGTCACTTAGAAGTTTGGCATTTTGGAATTCATCACCACAGACTCGACATAACCTTAAACCATTCACTAAAGACTTTTTCTTACATCGATGAAGAGCAATACTCTCTTGAGATAAAAATTCCTCATTACACATCTCACATGATTTTGCCTGTTCTCCATGCTCTAGAGCATGGACAACCAACGATTGTTGATGAGTAAATGTTTGTCCACAAGTCACACATGTGAACACTTTCCGTTTGCGGGGCCGTCCTCGAGCACGTTTTATGATAATTGGCGCCACTTTTGGTTCTGGAAAAACTTCTGTCTCTTTTTGTTCAACTTTTAGGTGCTTCGGTTTTCTTCCCCTCTTTTTACCTGTATAGACAGTTCCTTTGACTTGTGTTGTTAGAGTTGTCTTTCTTGGGTATCGCTGCTTCCTGTTTCTTGGTGAGATTTCTCTACAAGAATCAGTATCAATGTCAAAGTCTGAAATGTCTCCATTGTTTTCTTGGTCTTCATCTTCACTTTCACGACTGTCTTCAACTTTCACATGAGACCATCGTCGCTCTCTCAGCCTCTGAGAAGGCCAGATTGTTAACTTGTCTTCTGCTGTTTTTACCGAATGGTTGACCAACTCATACAAAATACCTTGAATCACCTGTTTGGGACTGTAATACCTGTCGAGAATTTTGTTAGTCTGTGGGGCAAAAGTTGTCCAGCTATGATTCGAGCCCCCTACAACCTGTTCACAGGTCTTACACATTGAACTGATCACTCCCAGCGCCTGGTCTTGTTGTCTTGGATTCAGATGTTTGAACAAGATCTCAGCTTCGATGATCTGAAATGAGATACAGTGTTATCATTAACACAATCATACACagctatataactatatattgaTCTGTGATTATTTCTGAACATTACATTTGCAGCAgcaaccaccaccaccaccagtAGATATTGATGCCACTCTTCAGCCTCAAGGGGTCCCAATATTCCAACTTACTCTGCTACCCAAAGAC
The sequence above is drawn from the Pecten maximus chromosome 9, xPecMax1.1, whole genome shotgun sequence genome and encodes:
- the LOC117334670 gene encoding zinc finger protein 3-like, which gives rise to MEQDDLGLFVSKIIEAEILFKHLNPRQQDQALGVISSMCKTCEQVVGGSNHSWTTFAPQTNKILDRYYSPKQVIQGILYELVNHSVKTAEDKLTIWPSQRLRERRWSHVKVEDSRESEDEDQENNGDISDFDIDTDSCREISPRNRKQRYPRKTTLTTQVKGTVYTGKKRGRKPKHLKVEQKETEVFPEPKVAPIIIKRARGRPRKRKVFTCVTCGQTFTHQQSLVVHALEHGEQAKSCEMCNEEFLSQESIALHRCKKKSLVNGLRLCRVCGDEFQNAKLLSDHMCSEHGIQKSQFFCEYCPTGFIKKQSLYKHYKKHADGKIVCMKCGHFSADLAAHTEHSSTHRKTGAYSCSKCSATFSKSQHFDRHMANKHACPLCSSSYCTRRDLCRHLKEKHDIIQSNDGKEYKCDICSKSFDRPYSLAVHKRIHTGERPVECTACKLFFRTGKALFKHKQTYTHSIKAGEEVKERTFLCSTCGKSYFRKHALQRHMSYHTGEKPHTCQYCGYSCREVNNLKRHMSLHFESQRNFICEICGAAFHAKKTLEMHHAYKHNEDRKFTCDQCFLTFKAKNALKRHMKVHSVEKEFKCWCGTAFKRMYNLRRHLKAVHGADDILPPVRRVNTLDSDKKNPGSLTGSLTTSKISTSGRKKTTKSTKKALKFGRSDHNYFDERTASTSTAKPDESVVNGNLTSEPNHTLESMPFTAVSTTVMNNSQPMVIDRQTDMMPHIAPSPTQSPRQPVPLSIQHGQPHLPTQHYLPPQSQMSSHPGQGRMKFDPQNGIYGNGMEKQQHPQGIDPNNMYMQSSTALGGSTFIPQAVAYSTIMREYGSQFQFIPDPANPTYHNFVK